In Corynebacterium nuruki S6-4, the following proteins share a genomic window:
- a CDS encoding esterase/lipase family protein, with the protein MRKTNVLLTASALALGAALAAPQAVAAPDAPLAAVGVPGPDYPAVPAPQDSTVPGDPATDAAADPRATPPGANDWDCRPTAEHPRPVVLVHGTWGNAYDIWKDMAPELAADGYCVFALNYGEADLATKGGYRSTDPGTYATKDIAASSVELDDYVDAVLGATGADTVDLVGHSQGGLLIRHWLKYHAGAEKAQNVVTLGATNHGTTMNGLGTLDRQIGGYGVDLDPTLDYIVGEAGVQQIYGSPLLEDLNADGDTVPGIDYTVIGTRYDTTSTPYEATFLTAGPGATVDNITLQDGCEIDRSPHGMTASPRVIDLVRNALTPGSVPEPRCVAVGEE; encoded by the coding sequence ATGAGGAAAACGAATGTCCTGCTCACGGCGTCCGCGCTGGCTCTCGGGGCGGCGCTCGCGGCGCCGCAGGCGGTCGCCGCGCCGGATGCCCCGCTCGCCGCCGTCGGTGTCCCCGGCCCGGACTACCCTGCGGTGCCGGCGCCGCAGGACAGCACCGTGCCAGGGGACCCGGCCACTGATGCGGCTGCTGACCCGCGGGCCACACCGCCCGGCGCCAACGACTGGGACTGCCGGCCCACCGCGGAGCACCCGCGCCCCGTCGTCCTCGTGCACGGTACCTGGGGGAACGCCTACGACATCTGGAAGGACATGGCGCCGGAGCTCGCCGCCGACGGCTACTGTGTCTTCGCCCTGAACTACGGGGAAGCGGACCTCGCGACCAAGGGCGGGTACCGGTCGACCGACCCCGGCACCTACGCGACGAAGGACATCGCCGCATCGTCGGTCGAACTCGACGACTACGTGGACGCCGTCCTCGGTGCCACGGGTGCAGACACCGTCGACCTCGTCGGCCACTCACAGGGTGGACTGCTCATCCGGCACTGGCTGAAGTACCACGCCGGGGCGGAGAAGGCACAGAACGTCGTCACCCTGGGGGCCACCAATCACGGCACCACGATGAACGGCCTCGGCACCCTCGACCGGCAGATCGGCGGGTACGGCGTGGACCTCGACCCGACGCTCGACTACATCGTCGGGGAGGCGGGCGTCCAGCAGATCTACGGGTCGCCGCTGCTTGAGGACCTCAACGCCGACGGGGACACGGTGCCCGGCATCGACTACACGGTCATCGGCACCCGGTACGACACGACCAGCACGCCCTACGAGGCCACGTTCCTCACGGCGGGCCCGGGGGCGACCGTCGACAACATCACCCTGCAGGACGGCTGCGAGATCGACCGGTCGCCGCACGGGATGACCGCATCGCCGCGGGTCATCGACCTCGTCCGCAACGCCCTGACCCCCGGCTCGGTCCCCGAGCCGCGGTGCGTGGCGGTGGGGGAGGAGTAG
- a CDS encoding SDR family oxidoreductase has protein sequence MTTQKSIFISGGAAGIGREVALKFYNAGWLVGAYDIDEAGLTRLAADAPGIVTGTLDVTDYGNWVEALADFTSHTGGTLDVLDNNAGIIGDLDIAEQAEGLIAKQIEINCTGVTFGAKAAYPYLKATRGAHMLSMGSASGIYGQPHITPYSASKFYVHGFTQAMSLEWRKDDIRVVNLMPLWVKTKLADVEAKSTKRLGVRIRTEDVADAVWKAVHPRNWFERQRQDYSVSFPDLALRLSARFAPAPVVHLVNQLIAG, from the coding sequence ATGACCACACAGAAGAGCATCTTCATCTCCGGCGGCGCCGCGGGCATCGGCCGCGAAGTCGCCCTCAAGTTCTACAACGCCGGCTGGCTCGTCGGCGCCTACGACATCGACGAGGCCGGGCTGACCAGGCTCGCCGCGGACGCCCCCGGCATCGTCACCGGTACGCTCGATGTCACCGACTACGGCAACTGGGTCGAGGCACTCGCCGACTTCACCTCCCACACCGGCGGCACGCTCGACGTGCTGGACAACAACGCCGGCATCATCGGTGACCTCGACATCGCCGAGCAGGCCGAGGGGCTGATCGCCAAGCAGATCGAGATCAACTGCACCGGTGTGACCTTCGGCGCGAAGGCCGCCTACCCCTACCTCAAGGCCACCCGGGGCGCGCACATGCTGTCCATGGGCTCGGCGTCCGGCATCTACGGCCAGCCGCACATCACCCCGTACTCCGCCTCGAAGTTCTACGTCCACGGCTTCACCCAGGCCATGAGCCTGGAGTGGCGCAAGGACGACATCCGGGTGGTCAACCTCATGCCGCTGTGGGTGAAGACCAAACTCGCCGACGTGGAGGCGAAGTCCACCAAGCGCCTCGGTGTGCGGATCAGGACCGAGGATGTCGCCGACGCGGTGTGGAAGGCCGTCCACCCGAGGAACTGGTTCGAGCGGCAGCGCCAGGACTACTCCGTGTCCTTCCCGGACCTGGCCCTGCGGCTGTCCGCCCGGTTCGCCCCGGCCCCGGTCGTCCACCTGGTCAACCAGCTCATCGCGGGGTAA
- a CDS encoding esterase/lipase family protein, whose product MFTRKMTSATLALTAAAGLAAGVAQLPQAAAAPDAPLGSVGIPGPAYPGVPVPQDSTTGNGPGASDFVDAFVQSFSNPRLAPVGADDWGCVPSAEHPEPVVLVHGTWENAYDNWSGLAPALKDEGYCVFTPNFGVADPPTKGGAGSLLPNAFATKDIAESAGEISDYVDAVLGATGAAKVDLVGHSQGGLLARQYLAFNGGADKVDTTVTLGATNHGTTLSGIGNLDRFIARLGLNLDPVLDYVVGESGMQQVYGSPLLNGLNAGGDTVPGGKYTVIGTKYDEVTTPYSSTFLTAGPDATVDNITVQDGCDIDHSDHISMVYSPRVIDLVKNALTPGSVESPRCTPNSPVMGAGTEEPTEGLSGPFGWISENAQPLPDQLIPGSSL is encoded by the coding sequence GTGGGAATCCCCGGCCCCGCCTATCCGGGCGTCCCCGTCCCGCAGGACAGCACCACCGGCAACGGCCCCGGGGCGTCCGACTTCGTCGACGCCTTCGTCCAGTCCTTCAGCAACCCGCGCCTGGCCCCGGTCGGCGCCGACGACTGGGGCTGCGTCCCGTCGGCGGAGCACCCGGAGCCGGTGGTCCTCGTGCACGGCACCTGGGAGAACGCCTACGACAACTGGTCCGGACTGGCCCCGGCGCTCAAGGACGAGGGGTACTGCGTGTTCACCCCGAACTTCGGGGTGGCGGACCCGCCGACCAAGGGCGGTGCCGGGTCACTGCTGCCGAACGCCTTCGCGACGAAGGACATCGCCGAATCGGCCGGTGAGATCTCCGACTACGTCGATGCGGTGCTCGGTGCCACCGGCGCGGCCAAGGTCGATCTCGTCGGTCACTCGCAGGGTGGTCTGCTCGCCCGCCAGTACCTCGCCTTCAACGGCGGTGCGGACAAGGTCGACACGACCGTCACGCTGGGGGCGACGAACCACGGCACCACGCTGTCCGGCATCGGCAACCTCGACCGATTCATCGCGCGGCTGGGCCTGAACCTCGATCCGGTGCTCGACTACGTCGTCGGCGAATCCGGGATGCAGCAGGTCTACGGATCGCCGCTGCTCAACGGGCTCAACGCCGGTGGCGACACGGTCCCGGGCGGGAAGTACACCGTGATCGGCACAAAGTATGACGAGGTCACCACCCCGTACTCCTCGACCTTCCTCACCGCCGGGCCGGACGCCACCGTCGACAACATCACCGTCCAGGACGGCTGCGACATCGACCATTCCGACCACATCTCGATGGTCTACTCGCCGCGGGTCATCGACCTGGTGAAGAACGCGCTGACGCCCGGGTCGGTCGAGTCGCCGCGCTGCACCCCGAACTCGCCGGTCATGGGCGCAGGCACGGAGGAGCCCACCGAGGGGCTCAGCGGTCCGTTCGGCTGGATCTCGGAGAACGCGCAGCCGCTGCCCGACCAGCTCATCCCGGGTTCCTCGCTGTAG